A segment of the Roseiconus lacunae genome:
GGCGGACATGCGTTGCGGAGCGAACGCGGGTGGCGACTACTTCTTCGCCCCGTAACGGCTGCGTGAACGCTTGCGGCCTTCGACACCCAATGCGTCGCGGCTTCCGCGAACGACTTGGTAGCGAACACCGGGAAGGTCACGGATCCGTCCACCGCGGACAAGAACGATCGAGTGCTCTTGCAGGTTGTGGCCTTCACCCGGAATGTAAACGGTGACCTCTTTACCGTTGCTCAACTTGACCCGCGAAATCTTACGCAGAGCCGAGTTCGGCTTCTTGGGAGTCATCGTCCGGACTTGCAAACACACCCCTT
Coding sequences within it:
- the rpsL gene encoding 30S ribosomal protein S12, producing the protein MPTINQLVRKRRKTKRRQSKSPVLEKCPQKQGVCLQVRTMTPKKPNSALRKISRVKLSNGKEVTVYIPGEGHNLQEHSIVLVRGGRIRDLPGVRYQVVRGSRDALGVEGRKRSRSRYGAKK